A window from Trinickia violacea encodes these proteins:
- the otnC gene encoding 3-oxo-tetronate 4-phosphate decarboxylase yields MQAVDRSEAKLREEICTVGASLYARGHAVGSAGNISARLADGWLITPTDACLGRLDPAEIAKVDLAGNAVSGGKPSKTLALHRGIYANNTEARGIVHTHSTHLVALTLHGVWRDTDVLPPITPYYVMKVGHVPLIRYRRPGDPQVAEEVAALAPNVRGVLLERLGPVVWGPSVSQASFTLEELEETARLWLMTDPKPAPLDEAALDDLRRAFHARW; encoded by the coding sequence ATGCAAGCCGTCGACCGAAGCGAAGCGAAACTGCGCGAAGAGATCTGCACTGTCGGCGCGAGCCTGTATGCGCGCGGCCACGCGGTCGGCAGCGCGGGCAACATCAGCGCGCGGCTTGCCGACGGCTGGCTGATCACGCCGACCGACGCATGCCTCGGCCGGCTCGACCCCGCCGAGATCGCGAAAGTCGATCTCGCGGGCAACGCGGTGTCGGGCGGCAAGCCGTCGAAAACGCTCGCGCTGCATCGCGGCATCTACGCGAACAACACCGAGGCGCGCGGCATCGTCCATACGCATTCGACGCATCTCGTCGCACTGACGCTGCACGGCGTCTGGCGCGACACCGACGTGCTGCCGCCGATTACGCCCTACTACGTCATGAAAGTCGGCCACGTGCCGCTGATTCGCTACCGGCGCCCCGGCGATCCACAAGTCGCGGAGGAAGTCGCGGCGCTCGCGCCGAACGTGCGCGGCGTGCTGCTCGAACGGCTCGGCCCGGTGGTCTGGGGGCCGTCGGTCTCGCAGGCATCGTTCACGCTCGAAGAACTCGAGGAGACCGCGCGCTTGTGGCTGATGACAGATCCGAAGCCCGCGCCGCTGGACGAAGCCGCACTCGACGATTTGCGACGCGCCTTTCACGCGCGCTGGTAG
- the otnK gene encoding 3-oxo-tetronate kinase, with amino-acid sequence MSTPYSSPRPLLGCIADDFTGATDLANMLVRNGMRTVQTIGVPASSERIEADALVVALKSRTIPAADAVAQSQQALAWLRGQGCRQFFFKYCSTFDSTEAGNIGPVADALLDALAIGDDRGFTIACPVFPENGRTLYRGHLFVGDTLLNESGMETHPLTPMTDANLVRVLQKQTNSKVGLIRFDTVAQGVAAVRARIAALRAEGVRIAIADALTDDDLRVLGEACADLPLITGGSGIALGLPANFRRAGLLAKHGDAARVPAVNGLSAVLAGSASTATNAQVTAWRGAGRPHFRIDPLAVARGEPVVEAALAFARETLLGANPQPVLIYATAAPEEVKRVQQALGVSHAGEIVEAALASIARGLHALGVRKFVVAGGETSGAVVQALRVPALVIGAQIDPGVPATVTLGEEPLGLALKSGNFGAVDFFDKALRRLSGAA; translated from the coding sequence ATGAGTACGCCCTACAGCAGTCCGCGGCCGCTCCTCGGCTGCATCGCCGACGATTTCACCGGCGCCACCGATCTCGCCAACATGCTCGTGCGCAACGGCATGCGCACCGTGCAGACGATCGGCGTCCCCGCGTCGTCCGAGCGCATCGAGGCGGACGCGCTCGTCGTCGCGCTGAAGTCGCGCACGATCCCGGCCGCCGATGCGGTCGCCCAATCGCAACAAGCGCTTGCATGGCTGCGCGGGCAAGGTTGCCGTCAGTTCTTCTTTAAGTACTGCTCGACATTCGACTCGACGGAGGCAGGCAACATCGGTCCCGTCGCGGATGCGCTGCTCGATGCCCTCGCGATCGGGGACGATCGCGGCTTCACGATCGCCTGCCCGGTCTTTCCGGAGAACGGCCGCACGCTGTACCGCGGGCACCTGTTCGTCGGCGATACGTTGCTCAACGAATCGGGGATGGAGACGCACCCGCTCACGCCGATGACCGACGCGAATCTCGTGCGCGTGCTGCAGAAGCAGACGAACTCGAAGGTCGGGCTGATCCGCTTCGACACGGTCGCGCAAGGCGTCGCGGCCGTGCGCGCGCGGATCGCCGCATTGCGCGCCGAGGGCGTGCGCATCGCGATCGCCGACGCGCTCACGGACGACGATCTGCGCGTGCTCGGCGAAGCGTGCGCCGACCTGCCGCTCATCACCGGCGGCTCGGGCATCGCGCTTGGACTGCCCGCCAACTTCCGGCGCGCCGGCCTCTTGGCGAAGCACGGCGACGCGGCCAGGGTGCCGGCGGTGAACGGACTGTCGGCCGTGCTGGCGGGCAGCGCGTCGACGGCGACGAACGCGCAGGTCACGGCGTGGCGCGGCGCCGGCAGGCCGCACTTCCGAATCGATCCGCTCGCGGTCGCGCGCGGCGAGCCGGTCGTCGAGGCCGCGCTCGCGTTTGCACGCGAGACCCTGCTCGGCGCGAATCCGCAGCCGGTGCTGATCTACGCGACCGCGGCACCCGAAGAGGTCAAGCGCGTGCAGCAGGCGCTCGGCGTCTCGCATGCAGGCGAAATCGTGGAAGCCGCGCTCGCCTCGATCGCGCGCGGGCTGCACGCACTCGGCGTGCGCAAGTTCGTCGTCGCGGGCGGCGAAACGTCGGGCGCCGTCGTGCAGGCGCTGCGCGTGCCGGCGCTCGTCATCGGCGCGCAGATCGATCCGGGCGTGCCGGCCACAGTCACCCTCGGCGAGGAGCCGCTGGGCCTCGCGCTCAAATCGGGCAACTTCGGTGCCGTCGATTTCTTCGACAAAGCCCTGCGCCGTCTTAGCGGAGCCGCGTGA
- the ltnD gene encoding L-threonate dehydrogenase: MSRNIGVVGLGAMGLGVARSLLRAGFRVHACDLRAAVLQSFAAEGGIACASPAEVGRQCDVVITLVVNAAQTEAVLFGEHGAVAQMKPGGVVIASATVSPDFAMSLGKRIEAAGLQMLDAPVSGGAARAASGDMTMMTSGPAAAYAACENVLAAIAGKVYRLGGAHGIGSKVKIINQLLAGVHIAAAAEAMALGLREGVDADALYDVITHSAGNSWMFENRVPHILSGDYTPLSAVDIFVKDLGLVLDTARASKFPLPLSAAAHQMFMMASSAGHGGEDDSAVIKIFPGIELPAGH; the protein is encoded by the coding sequence ATGTCGAGAAACATTGGAGTCGTCGGCCTGGGCGCCATGGGGTTGGGCGTCGCGCGCTCGCTCTTGCGCGCGGGCTTTCGCGTTCACGCCTGTGACTTGCGCGCAGCCGTCTTGCAGTCGTTCGCGGCCGAGGGCGGTATCGCGTGCGCGAGCCCCGCCGAAGTCGGACGCCAGTGCGACGTCGTCATCACGCTCGTCGTCAATGCCGCACAAACCGAGGCGGTGCTCTTCGGCGAGCACGGCGCCGTCGCGCAGATGAAGCCCGGCGGCGTGGTGATCGCAAGCGCGACCGTGTCGCCCGATTTCGCGATGTCACTCGGCAAGCGCATCGAGGCCGCCGGCCTGCAGATGCTCGACGCGCCGGTCTCGGGCGGCGCCGCGCGCGCGGCTTCCGGCGACATGACGATGATGACGTCCGGCCCCGCCGCCGCCTACGCCGCCTGCGAAAACGTGCTCGCCGCGATCGCGGGCAAGGTGTACCGGCTCGGCGGCGCGCACGGCATCGGCTCCAAGGTGAAGATCATCAATCAGCTGCTGGCCGGCGTGCACATCGCCGCGGCCGCCGAGGCGATGGCGCTCGGCCTGCGCGAAGGCGTCGATGCCGATGCGCTCTATGACGTCATCACGCACAGCGCCGGCAACTCGTGGATGTTCGAGAACCGCGTGCCCCACATCCTCTCCGGCGACTACACGCCGCTTTCCGCCGTCGACATTTTCGTGAAGGATCTCGGCCTCGTGCTCGATACGGCGCGTGCGTCGAAATTCCCGTTGCCGCTCTCCGCCGCCGCGCACCAGATGTTCATGATGGCGTCGAGCGCCGGCCACGGCGGCGAAGACGACTCCGCCGTCATCAAAATTTTCCCCGGCATCGAACTGCCGGCCGGTCACTGA
- a CDS encoding FadR/GntR family transcriptional regulator produces the protein MFEKIPARAMSDSVAQQLLAQIEKGSFADTGKLPSEAVLSQEFGVSRTVIREAISRLKNEGVVEARQGSGVFIAGKSGVRPLRIDYAEVADGESVLQILALRRAIEAEVASEAAMHRTDADMAAIDAALAQIDVAVAEGRDGVAEDVAFHRSIAAATGNPYFLKTLAFLNQYLEAGVAVTRRNEARREDFSRQVREEHAAIVAAIRAGEPMAALNAARTHMYNAARRLAEAGIC, from the coding sequence ATGTTCGAAAAAATCCCTGCCCGCGCGATGAGCGACTCCGTCGCGCAGCAACTGCTCGCACAGATCGAAAAAGGCAGCTTCGCCGACACGGGCAAGCTGCCGTCGGAAGCCGTGCTGTCGCAGGAATTCGGCGTCAGCCGCACCGTGATCCGCGAAGCGATCTCGCGCTTGAAGAACGAAGGCGTGGTCGAAGCGCGTCAGGGCAGCGGCGTCTTTATTGCCGGCAAGAGCGGCGTTCGTCCGCTGCGCATCGACTACGCGGAGGTGGCCGACGGCGAATCCGTGCTGCAGATCCTCGCGCTGCGCCGCGCGATCGAGGCGGAAGTCGCGTCGGAGGCCGCGATGCATCGCACGGACGCCGACATGGCCGCGATCGATGCCGCGCTCGCGCAAATCGACGTCGCGGTGGCCGAAGGCCGTGATGGCGTCGCCGAAGACGTTGCGTTCCACCGCTCGATCGCCGCGGCCACCGGCAATCCCTATTTCCTGAAGACGCTCGCGTTCCTCAATCAGTATCTCGAAGCGGGCGTGGCCGTCACGCGCCGCAACGAGGCACGCCGCGAAGACTTCTCGCGGCAGGTGCGCGAGGAACACGCAGCAATTGTCGCGGCGATTCGCGCGGGCGAACCGATGGCCGCGCTCAACGCCGCGCGCACGCACATGTACAACGCTGCCCGCCGCCTCGCGGAAGCGGGCATCTGCTAG
- a CDS encoding GlxA family transcriptional regulator, whose amino-acid sequence MKLADSQPLTTAEAATTAPKARIRFGIVLLPNFTLTAFSGFVDMLRLSADEGDYSKPVRCSWSVIGDTLAPVRASCGIQVTPWETFDTAEPFDYVVVVGGLLHSGPQASDETLRFIQRAARGNTTLVGICTGVFALMRAGVLDGHRICVSWFHYWDFVERFPTVSTDALIADRLFVIDRRRITCSGGRASIDVAAAILLRHFEHATVQKALRILLVGEMQKGNAPQPHPPGLEPATHPKVKRAILLMEQHVGRSLPLEELACKLDLSPRQLERLFKAETGKSPQAFAKQVRLRTAAWLLTSSDRTVADIASSCGFSDASHLGREFRKQFGLPPVTFRETRGADAQNDEMACGENFAGVGGVY is encoded by the coding sequence ATGAAACTCGCCGACTCGCAACCGCTCACCACCGCCGAAGCCGCCACCACCGCGCCGAAAGCGCGCATCCGCTTCGGCATCGTGCTGTTGCCGAACTTCACGCTGACGGCGTTCTCCGGCTTTGTCGACATGCTGCGCCTGTCCGCCGACGAAGGCGACTACAGCAAGCCCGTGCGCTGCTCGTGGAGCGTGATCGGCGACACGCTCGCGCCCGTGCGCGCGAGCTGCGGCATTCAGGTGACGCCCTGGGAGACGTTCGATACCGCCGAGCCGTTCGACTACGTCGTCGTAGTCGGCGGCCTCTTACACTCCGGCCCGCAGGCGAGCGACGAGACACTGCGCTTCATCCAGCGCGCCGCGCGCGGCAACACGACCTTGGTCGGCATCTGCACAGGCGTGTTCGCGCTGATGCGCGCGGGCGTGCTCGACGGCCACCGCATCTGCGTGAGCTGGTTCCACTACTGGGATTTCGTCGAACGATTTCCGACGGTCAGCACCGATGCGCTGATCGCCGACCGGCTGTTCGTGATCGACCGGCGGCGCATCACGTGCTCGGGCGGGCGCGCGTCGATCGACGTCGCGGCGGCGATTCTGCTGCGTCACTTCGAGCACGCGACGGTGCAAAAGGCGCTGCGCATCCTGCTGGTCGGCGAGATGCAAAAGGGCAACGCGCCGCAACCGCATCCGCCTGGGCTCGAGCCCGCGACGCATCCGAAGGTCAAGCGCGCGATTCTGCTGATGGAGCAGCATGTCGGGCGCTCGCTGCCGCTCGAAGAACTCGCGTGCAAGCTCGATTTGTCGCCGCGTCAGTTGGAGCGGCTGTTCAAGGCCGAGACCGGCAAGAGCCCGCAGGCGTTTGCGAAGCAAGTGCGGCTGCGTACGGCGGCCTGGCTGTTAACGAGTTCGGACCGGACCGTGGCCGATATCGCGTCGAGCTGCGGATTTTCCGACGCGTCGCACTTGGGGCGGGAGTTCAGGAAGCAGTTTGGCTTGCCGCCGGTGACGTTCCGGGAGACGCGTGGCGCGGATGCCCAAAACGACGAGATGGCCTGCGGCGAGAATTTCGCGGGAGTCGGCGGCGTCTATTGA
- a CDS encoding L-serine ammonia-lyase, giving the protein MNVSVFDLFKIGIGPSSSHTVGPMIAACRFASHVEDTNLLGFVRRVKVELYGSLGATGKGHGTDKAVLLGLEGHLPDAIDPDLIEPRLAEIRRGKSLRLLNLHAIRFDEKEDIAFYRKLMTGTAVVHPNGMRFQAFDEHGQLLVEKEYYSVGGGFVVNREGDRVNGARQGGEVPYPFRTGDDLLRQCRASGKSIAQVAFANECASRSPEDVREGLLAIWRTMAACVERGCKAEGNLPGPMGVKRRAAELSKNLRMRSEESLRDPLSMLDWVNLYAMAVNEENAAGGRVVTAPTNGAAGVIPAVLHYYVKFVPGSNENGIVDFLLTAAAIGIIYKETASISGAEVGCQGEVGVACSMAAAALAAVMGGTASQVENAAEIGMEHNLGMTCDPVGGLVQIPCIERNAMGAVKALNASRMALKGDGHHYVSLDSVIKTMRETGADMKTKYKETSRGGLAVNVIEC; this is encoded by the coding sequence ATGAACGTCAGCGTCTTCGATCTGTTCAAGATCGGCATCGGACCGTCTAGCTCGCATACGGTTGGGCCGATGATCGCCGCGTGCCGGTTCGCGTCGCACGTCGAGGATACGAACCTGCTCGGCTTCGTGCGGCGCGTCAAAGTCGAGCTGTACGGCTCGCTCGGCGCGACCGGCAAGGGGCACGGCACCGACAAGGCGGTATTGCTCGGGCTCGAAGGACATCTGCCCGATGCGATCGATCCGGACCTGATCGAGCCGCGTCTCGCCGAGATTCGCCGCGGCAAGTCGTTGCGCCTCTTGAACCTGCACGCGATCCGCTTCGACGAGAAGGAAGACATCGCCTTCTATCGCAAGCTGATGACCGGCACGGCCGTCGTGCATCCGAACGGAATGCGCTTCCAGGCGTTCGACGAACACGGCCAGTTGCTCGTCGAGAAAGAGTATTACTCGGTGGGCGGCGGCTTCGTCGTCAATCGCGAGGGCGATCGCGTGAACGGCGCGCGTCAGGGCGGCGAGGTGCCCTATCCGTTCCGTACCGGCGACGACCTGCTGCGCCAATGCCGTGCGAGCGGCAAGTCGATTGCGCAGGTGGCGTTCGCGAACGAATGCGCGTCGCGCTCGCCCGAGGACGTGCGCGAGGGTCTGCTTGCGATCTGGCGCACGATGGCCGCTTGCGTCGAGCGCGGCTGCAAGGCAGAGGGCAATCTGCCGGGCCCGATGGGCGTGAAGCGCCGCGCCGCCGAGCTGTCCAAGAACCTGCGGATGCGCTCCGAAGAATCGCTGCGCGATCCGCTTTCGATGCTCGACTGGGTCAATCTCTATGCGATGGCCGTCAACGAAGAGAACGCCGCGGGCGGGCGCGTCGTCACCGCGCCGACCAACGGCGCGGCCGGCGTGATTCCCGCCGTGCTGCACTACTACGTGAAGTTCGTGCCGGGTTCGAACGAGAACGGCATCGTCGACTTCCTGCTGACCGCCGCCGCCATCGGCATCATCTACAAGGAAACGGCGTCGATTTCGGGCGCGGAAGTGGGCTGCCAGGGCGAGGTGGGCGTCGCCTGCTCGATGGCCGCCGCCGCATTGGCCGCGGTGATGGGCGGCACGGCGAGCCAAGTCGAGAACGCCGCCGAGATCGGCATGGAGCACAACCTCGGCATGACTTGCGACCCGGTCGGCGGACTCGTGCAGATTCCCTGCATCGAGCGCAACGCGATGGGCGCGGTCAAGGCGCTCAACGCGTCGCGGATGGCGCTCAAGGGCGACGGCCACCACTACGTGTCGCTCGATTCCGTCATCAAGACGATGCGCGAGACCGGCGCCGACATGAAGACGAAATACAAGGAGACGTCGCGCGGCGGACTCGCCGTGAACGTCATCGAATGTTGA
- a CDS encoding sarcosine oxidase subunit beta family protein translates to MSRYSIFSLLRNGLSYHENWERQWRSPEPKREYDVVIVGGGGHGLATAYYLAKEHGVRNIAVVEKGWIGGGNTARNTTIVRSNYLWDESAALYEKAMKLWEGLAQDLNYNVMFSQRGVMNLAHTLQDVRDTERRVNANRLNGVDAEFLTPAQIKEIEPTINLNSRYPVLGASIQRRGGVARHDAVAWGFARGADARGVDIIQNCQVTGIRRENGAVTGVETVKGFIKAKKVAVVAAGNTTTLADMAGIRLPLESHPLQALVSEPIKPVVNTVVMSNAVHAYISQSDKGDLVIGAGIDQYTGFGQRGSFQVIEGTLQAIVEMFPVFSRVRMNRQWGGIVDVSPDACPIISKTDVKGLYFNCGWGTGGFKATPGSGWVFAHTIANDAPHPLNAAFSLDRFYSGHLIDEHGAAAVAH, encoded by the coding sequence ATGAGCCGCTATTCGATATTCAGTTTGTTGCGCAACGGGTTGTCGTATCACGAGAACTGGGAGCGTCAATGGAGAAGCCCAGAGCCCAAGCGCGAGTACGACGTGGTGATCGTCGGCGGCGGCGGGCACGGACTCGCCACCGCGTATTACCTCGCCAAAGAGCACGGCGTGCGCAACATCGCCGTGGTCGAGAAGGGCTGGATCGGCGGTGGCAATACCGCGCGCAACACGACGATCGTGCGCTCGAACTATCTGTGGGACGAATCGGCGGCGCTGTACGAGAAGGCGATGAAGCTCTGGGAAGGGCTCGCGCAGGACCTCAACTACAACGTGATGTTCAGCCAGCGCGGCGTGATGAATCTCGCCCACACGCTGCAGGACGTGCGCGACACCGAGCGGCGCGTGAACGCGAACCGGCTCAACGGCGTCGATGCGGAGTTCCTGACGCCCGCGCAGATCAAGGAAATCGAGCCGACGATCAATCTCAACAGCCGCTATCCCGTGCTTGGCGCTTCGATTCAGCGGCGCGGCGGCGTCGCGCGGCACGATGCGGTGGCGTGGGGCTTTGCACGCGGCGCGGATGCGCGCGGCGTCGACATCATCCAGAACTGCCAGGTCACCGGCATTCGCCGCGAAAACGGCGCGGTGACAGGCGTCGAAACCGTGAAGGGCTTCATCAAGGCGAAGAAAGTGGCCGTGGTCGCGGCAGGCAACACGACGACGCTCGCCGACATGGCCGGCATCCGCCTGCCGCTCGAAAGCCATCCGCTGCAGGCGCTCGTGTCGGAGCCGATCAAGCCGGTCGTCAACACCGTCGTGATGTCGAACGCGGTGCACGCGTACATCAGCCAGTCCGACAAGGGCGACCTCGTGATCGGCGCGGGCATCGATCAATACACGGGCTTCGGCCAGCGCGGCAGCTTCCAGGTCATCGAAGGCACGCTGCAGGCGATCGTCGAGATGTTCCCGGTGTTCTCGCGCGTGCGGATGAACCGCCAGTGGGGCGGGATTGTCGACGTGTCGCCCGATGCGTGCCCGATCATCAGCAAGACCGACGTGAAGGGCCTTTACTTCAACTGCGGCTGGGGCACGGGCGGCTTCAAGGCGACGCCGGGCTCGGGCTGGGTGTTCGCGCACACGATCGCCAACGACGCGCCGCATCCGCTCAACGCAGCGTTCTCGCTGGACCGTTTCTACAGCGGCCATCTGATCGACGAACACGGCGCGGCCGCCGTGGCCCACTAA
- a CDS encoding sarcosine oxidase subunit delta — protein MLLIECPWCGPRAESEFSCGGEADIARPLDTDKLTDREWGDYLFMRKNPRGVHREQWLHTQGCRRWFMATRDTVSYEIQGYQRFPTQAEAAAKIVAGQVGNAAQEGKQK, from the coding sequence ATGCTGCTGATCGAATGCCCGTGGTGCGGGCCGCGCGCCGAATCCGAATTCTCATGCGGGGGCGAGGCGGACATCGCGCGCCCGCTCGACACCGACAAGCTCACTGACCGCGAATGGGGCGACTACCTCTTCATGCGCAAGAACCCGCGCGGCGTGCATCGCGAGCAATGGTTGCATACGCAAGGATGCCGTCGCTGGTTCATGGCGACGCGCGATACGGTGAGCTACGAAATCCAGGGATATCAACGATTCCCGACGCAAGCCGAGGCCGCCGCGAAAATCGTCGCCGGCCAGGTTGGCAACGCTGCACAAGAGGGCAAGCAAAAATGA
- a CDS encoding sarcosine oxidase subunit alpha family protein encodes MSQKDRLGSGGRINRAIPLTFTFNGRTYQGYQGDTLASALLANGVHFVARSWKYHRPRGIVTAGVEEPNAVVQLERGAYTVPNARATEIELYQGLVATSVNAEPSIEHDRMAVNQKIARFIPAGFYYKTFMWPRKWWPKYEEKIREAAGLGKAPDTLDADRYDRCYAHCDVLVVGGGPAGLAAAHAAGAAGARVILVDDQRELGGSLLSCKAEIDGKPGLQWVEKIEAALSQMPDVKILSRSTAFGYQDHNLVTVVQRLTDHLPVSMRKGTRELMWKVRAKRVILATGAHERPLVFGNNDLPGVMLASAVSTYVHRFGVLPGREAVVFTNNDDGYQCALDLKACGAAVTVVDPRPQGSGTLPNAARRQGVKVLNGAVVTEARGKLRVASAEVASFAGGKVGAKQTSLPCDLLAMSGGWSPVLHLFAQSGGKAHWNDQKACFVPGKAMQAECSVGAAAGEFSLARGLRFAVDAGVEAAKAVGCKSERPVAPRAAEINEKPLLPLWLVGSREAAPRGPKQFVDFQNDVSAADILLAAREGFESVEHVKRYTAMGFGTDQGKLGNINGMAILAEALGKTIPETGTTTFRPNYTPVSFGAFAGREVGDFLDPIRKTCIHEWHAEHGAMFEDVGNWKRPWYYPKNGEDLHAAVARECLAVRNGVGILDASTLGKIDIQGPDAAQLLNWVYTNPWSKLEVGKCRYGLMLDENGMVFDDGVTVRLADQHYLMTTTTGGAARVLTWLERWLQTEWPNLRVRLGSVTDHWATFAVVGPKSRKVLQKVCGDIDFANEAFPFMTYREGTVAGVAARVMRISFSGELAYEVNVPANVGRTVWEALMAAGDEFGITPYGTETMHVLRAEKGYIIVGQDTDGSITPFDLGMGGLVAKSKDFLGRRSLTRSDTAKEGRKQLVGLLTDDASFVLPEGGQIVAKPLVNHQFGDLAPMIGHVTSSYYSPILKRSIALAVVKGGLGKMGETVTIPLANGKQVAAKISSPVFYDTEGVRQHVE; translated from the coding sequence ATGAGCCAAAAAGACCGCCTCGGTTCCGGTGGCCGGATCAATCGCGCGATCCCGCTCACGTTTACGTTCAACGGCAGGACCTATCAGGGCTATCAGGGAGATACGCTCGCGTCGGCGCTGCTCGCCAATGGCGTGCACTTCGTCGCGCGCAGTTGGAAATATCACCGGCCGCGCGGCATCGTGACCGCAGGTGTCGAAGAGCCGAATGCCGTCGTGCAGCTCGAGCGCGGCGCGTACACGGTGCCGAATGCGCGCGCGACCGAAATCGAGCTCTATCAGGGGCTCGTCGCGACGAGCGTCAATGCCGAGCCGTCGATCGAGCACGACCGCATGGCCGTCAATCAGAAGATCGCGCGCTTCATTCCGGCGGGCTTCTACTACAAGACGTTCATGTGGCCGCGCAAATGGTGGCCGAAGTACGAAGAGAAGATCCGCGAAGCCGCGGGCTTGGGCAAGGCGCCCGATACGCTCGACGCGGACCGCTACGACAGGTGCTACGCGCATTGCGACGTGCTCGTCGTCGGCGGCGGGCCGGCGGGACTGGCCGCTGCGCATGCGGCGGGCGCGGCGGGTGCGCGCGTGATCTTGGTCGACGATCAGCGCGAACTGGGCGGCAGCCTCTTGTCGTGCAAAGCGGAGATCGACGGCAAGCCGGGCCTGCAATGGGTCGAGAAGATCGAAGCGGCGCTCTCGCAGATGCCCGATGTGAAGATCCTCTCGCGCAGCACGGCGTTCGGTTATCAGGACCACAACCTCGTCACCGTCGTGCAGCGCTTGACCGATCACCTGCCGGTGTCGATGCGCAAGGGCACGCGCGAGCTGATGTGGAAAGTGCGCGCAAAGCGTGTGATTCTCGCGACCGGCGCGCATGAGCGTCCGCTCGTGTTCGGTAACAACGACCTGCCGGGCGTCATGCTGGCGTCGGCGGTGTCGACGTATGTGCATCGCTTCGGCGTGCTGCCGGGGCGCGAAGCGGTCGTGTTCACGAACAACGACGACGGCTATCAATGCGCGCTCGATCTCAAGGCGTGCGGGGCGGCGGTGACCGTTGTCGATCCGCGGCCGCAGGGCAGCGGCACCTTGCCGAACGCGGCACGCAGACAAGGCGTGAAGGTGTTGAACGGCGCGGTGGTGACCGAGGCGCGCGGCAAGCTGCGCGTGGCGTCGGCAGAAGTGGCATCGTTTGCGGGCGGCAAGGTCGGCGCCAAGCAAACGAGCCTGCCGTGCGATCTGCTTGCGATGTCGGGCGGCTGGAGCCCTGTGTTGCACCTGTTCGCGCAATCGGGCGGCAAGGCGCATTGGAACGATCAGAAAGCGTGCTTCGTACCCGGCAAAGCGATGCAGGCGGAGTGCAGCGTCGGCGCGGCGGCGGGCGAGTTCAGTCTCGCGCGCGGCTTGCGCTTCGCAGTCGATGCGGGCGTCGAGGCGGCGAAGGCGGTCGGCTGCAAGTCCGAGCGTCCGGTGGCGCCGCGCGCCGCCGAGATCAACGAGAAGCCGTTGCTGCCGCTGTGGCTCGTCGGCAGCCGCGAGGCCGCGCCGCGCGGGCCGAAGCAGTTCGTCGACTTCCAGAACGATGTGTCGGCGGCCGACATTCTGCTCGCCGCGCGCGAAGGCTTCGAATCGGTCGAGCACGTCAAGCGCTACACGGCGATGGGCTTCGGTACCGATCAAGGCAAGCTCGGCAACATCAACGGCATGGCGATTCTCGCGGAGGCGCTCGGCAAGACGATTCCCGAAACCGGCACGACGACGTTCCGCCCGAACTACACGCCCGTTTCGTTCGGCGCGTTCGCGGGACGTGAAGTCGGCGACTTCCTCGATCCGATCCGCAAGACCTGCATCCACGAATGGCACGCCGAGCACGGCGCGATGTTCGAGGACGTCGGCAACTGGAAGCGGCCTTGGTACTACCCGAAAAACGGCGAGGACCTGCACGCGGCGGTGGCGCGCGAATGTCTGGCGGTGCGCAACGGCGTTGGCATTCTCGATGCGTCGACGCTCGGCAAGATCGACATCCAGGGCCCCGACGCCGCGCAACTGCTGAACTGGGTCTACACGAACCCGTGGAGCAAGCTCGAAGTCGGCAAGTGCCGCTATGGGCTCATGCTCGACGAAAACGGCATGGTGTTCGACGACGGCGTGACGGTGCGCCTGGCCGATCAGCACTACCTGATGACGACGACCACGGGCGGCGCGGCACGCGTGCTCACATGGCTCGAACGCTGGCTGCAGACTGAGTGGCCGAACCTGAGAGTGCGTCTCGGGTCGGTGACCGACCATTGGGCGACGTTCGCGGTGGTCGGACCGAAGAGCCGCAAGGTGCTGCAGAAAGTGTGCGGCGATATCGACTTCGCGAACGAGGCATTCCCGTTCATGACGTATCGCGAAGGGACCGTCGCCGGCGTCGCGGCGCGCGTGATGCGCATCAGCTTCTCGGGCGAGCTGGCCTACGAGGTCAACGTGCCCGCGAACGTCGGCCGCACCGTGTGGGAAGCGCTGATGGCGGCGGGCGACGAGTTCGGCATCACGCCCTACGGCACGGAAACGATGCACGTGCTGCGCGCGGAGAAGGGCTACATCATCGTCGGCCAGGACACCGACGGTTCGATCACGCCGTTCGATCTCGGCATGGGCGGGCTCGTCGCGAAGTCGAAGGACTTCCTCGGCAGGCGCTCGCTCACGCGCTCGGATACGGCGAAGGAGGGGCGCAAGCAACTGGTCGGCCTGCTGACCGACGACGCTTCGTTCGTGTTGCCGGAAGGCGGCCAGATCGTCGCGAAGCCTCTCGTCAATCACCAGTTCGGCGATCTCGCGCCGATGATCGGCCACGTCACGTCGAGCTACTACAGCCCGATCCTCAAGCGCTCGATCGCGCTGGCCGTGGTGAAGGGCGGCTTGGGCAAGATGGGCGAGACGGTCACGATTCCGCTCGCGAACGGTAAGCAGGTCGCCGCGAAAATTTCGAGCCCGGTTTTCTACGACACCGAAGGAGTGCGTCAACATGTGGAATGA